A region of Marasmius oreades isolate 03SP1 chromosome 9, whole genome shotgun sequence DNA encodes the following proteins:
- a CDS encoding uncharacterized protein (MEROPS:MER0029965) yields the protein MTRNTRRGPIFSILLLSPILFYIPWLTYRHHSTLPDPLTQLVDPETNLPQLSEARVLSIAKYLSEDIGFRTPGTLEHARGEQWFFQQVLDAQKECQRVAESSGRKLECEVWLQRGNGSHRFDMMGARLYKTYVNLSNIIVRISNGTPEGKEHAVLVNSHLDSTLPTPGAADDAVSVGIMLECMRVLVETPGWSPEHAVILLWNNAEESLQDGSHLFSTQHPIAPTVRAVINLEAAGTKGKDLLFQATSEQMIQAYSHVPRPHGTIVANDVFGSGVILSDTDFRQFQQYLNVTGLDIAIVKNSYLYHMRKDLVENIEPGATQHMGENALALLRHLSSDTSQLPSLTGGYTKPTTVYVSAFGRFLLYSFTTAKIIYTLLFFASILLVKTAIPSVEKVAKDPSRSIRRGFFSALSGLLGSIVLANVVAVIMAQILGKKMSWFSSEYSTMVLYGPPAVLGALLPQLYIGEVEEAMVYSAILLMQTGVAVVVQFLGVGSACLLFLLGLSVFGGLLVNYVIGGSNQREMSLWTYAVGQVFPLAVGTMCAYPILDVFVPLAGRLGTDAPTDNIMATIVSVLGAISFPLIPPFIRRFDRSVLVRSVSLLSIVTAITIAVFAARDPYDSMHQKRIYILRTENITTGEHHLHISTSDGGPKFPELVQDIAKEFGVPPEIHENGDIEVFVPKAIVMNEYNSDWDPMYPFSAFLLPFKIPLPVEPSYVSPWSTPEMKFAITAVNDMIDREAGTRSLKLQVEHPGLIWTVIAFDAHVLKWNLDDNPPDEYTRHHVREASFYGTDTWSIDLVVKVEPGSTGSLLVNFIGLQEQGMWPGKKALMSQGNPGLALRLFERLDSWMDRRLDGKADVLLLGCVAGIERI from the exons ATGACGAGAAACACACGCAGAGGGCCCATTTTTTCGATTCTGCTCTTGTCTCCAATCCTATTCTACATCCCTTGGCTCACTTACCGCCACCATTCTA CTTTACCTGATCCGTTAACGCAGCT TGTTGATCCCGAAACGAACTTACCTCAGCTATCTGAGGCTCGAGTACTAAGCATAGCAAAGTATCTATCGGAGGATATTGGATTTAGAACACCGGGAACATTAGAGCATGCACGAGGAGAACAGTGGTTCTTCCAACAGGTCCTTGACGCGCAGAAAGAATGTCAACGTGTTGCGGAATCGAGCGGGAGGAAGTTGGAATGTGAAGTTTGGTTGCAGCGGGGAAATGGTTCTCATAG GTTCGACATGATGGGTGCACGCTTGTACAAGACCTACGTCAACCTCAGTAATATCATTGTCCGAATATCTAATGGTACACCGGAGGGCAAGGAACACGCTGTGTTGGTGAATTCACATCTAGACAGCACGTTGCCAACGCCAGGGGCTGCAGACGATGCTGTGTCCGTCGGGATAATGCTAGAGTGTATGAGGGTCCTTGTTGAAACGCCGGGTTGGAGCCCAGAGCATGCTGTTATCCTTC TTTGGAACAATGCAGAAGAGTCGCTACAAGACGGTTCCCACCTATTTTCAACCCAACATCCTATTGCACCCAC AGTTCGAGCTGTCATCAACTTGGAAGCCGCTGGAACTAAAGGTAAGGACCTGCTGTTCCAAGCAACGTCAGAACAAATGATACAAGCATATTCACATGTTCCGAG GCCCCATGGAACGATAGTCGCCAACGATGTCTTCGGTTCTGGTGTAATCTTATCAGA TACAGACTTTCGTCAATTCCAACAATATTTGAACGTTACCGGTTTAGAT ATTGCCATCGTAAAAAACAGCTACCTCTACCACATGCGCAAG GATCTGGTGGAGAACATTGAACCAGGAGCTACTCAG CATATGGGAGAGAACGCTCTCGCCCTTCTCCGACATCTGTCTTCCGATACTTCACAACTACCTTCACTTACAGGCGGATACACTAAACCGACGACCGTATACGTTTCAGCGTTCGGTCGATTCCTGTTATACTCGTTCACCACAGCCAAGATTATCTACACTCTGCTATTCTTCGCATCTATTCTCCTGGTCAAAACTGCTATCCCTTCCGTGGAAAAGGTGGCCAAAGACCCTTCGAGGTCGATTCGAAGGGGGTTTTTCTCTGCGCTATCGGGTCTTCTGGGCAGCATTGTGCTGGCGAATGTCGTCGCAGTTATAATGGCTCAAATCCTAGGGAAGAAGATGAGTTGGTTTTCGAGCGAATATTCTACTATGGTACTCTATGGTCCACCAGCCGTCCTGG GTGCTCTGCTTCCCCAGCTTTACATCGGGGAGGTCGAGGAGGCTATGGTCTATTCTGCGATTCTTCTGATGCAGACTGGGGTGGCAGTTGTAGTACAGTTTCTAGGTGTGGGGTCCGCttgcctcctcttccttttgGGCCTATCCGTGTTTGGAGGCTTGTTGGTGAACTACGTTATTGGAGGCTCAAACCAGCGCGAAATGTCGTTGTGGACTTACGCAGTAGGCCAAGTGTTTCCTTTGGCGGTTGGTACAATGTGCGCCTACCCAATCCTTGATGTGTTTGTACCACTG GCTGGTCGTTTGGGAACTGATGCACCGACCGATAATATAATGGCGACCATTGTGTCAGTTCTAGGAGCGATATCATTCCCTCTCATTCCGCCCTTTATCCGCCGTTTCGATCGAAGTGTTCTCGTGCGGAGCGTCAGTCTTCTGAGCATCGTCACGGCGATAACTATAGCCGTCTTTGCCGCTCGAGACCCTTACGATTCAATgcaccagaaaagaatataCATACTGCGTACCGAGAAT ATTACTACGGGTGAACATCATCTCCACATATCCACATCAGATGGTGGACCGAAATTCCCCGAGCTCGTACAGGACATCGCGAAAGAATTTGGCGTACCACCTGAAATACATGAAAATGGTGATATTGAGGTCTTCGTACCAAAGGCTATTGTAATGAACGAATATAACTCGGATTGGGATCCGATGTATCCCTTCTCGGCG TTCTTATTACCTTTCAAGATTCCACTTCCGGTGGAACCCAGTTATGTGTCACCATGGTCCACGCCGGAAATGAAGTTCGCCATTACTGCTGTTAATGATATGATAGACCGGGAGGCTGGGACACGGTCATTAAAACTTCAAGTGGAACATCCGGGGCTTATTTGGACAG TCATTGCTTTTGACGCCCACGTCCTCAAGTGGAATTTGGACGATAACCCTCCAGACGAATACACGCGACACCACGTCAGAGAGGCCTCTTTCTATGGAACCGACACCTGGAGTATCGATCTGGTTGTCAAAGTAGAACCAGGTTCCACAGGAAGCCTCCTGGTTAACTTCATAGGGCTGCAGGAACAAGGAATGTGGCCTGGGAAGAAGGCGCTCATGTCTCAAGGAAATCCGGGATTAGCGTTACGGTTGTTTGAGAGGCTGGATTCGTGGATGGACAGAAGACTGGACGGGAAAGCGGATGTATTGTTGTTGGGATGTGTGGCAGGAATCGAGAGGATCTGA
- the KES1 gene encoding Oxysterol binding protein: MAETPGDAVPAAQRGSWSSFLKAIASMSGDLSSMTAPPFILSPVSLTEFPAYWCEHPELFAAIADQKNEEDRAIAVLKWFVSTLKGQYTSRNESMGSEKKPLNPALGELFYGQWPNKNGRGQTDLLVEQVSHHPPITAYVIHNKTKGIKLVGHNAQKTSFSSGSIIVKQIGHAILTVELPSGGTAKYLVTLPKLRIDGVWYGSPYIELSETSYIISQSHFCTIEYKGKGYFTGKSHSFKATLSPTPGHGGASKEHTIEGTWHTTSKYASGPRSGQGFHDVTGPKEEVTAIGGNADGTMGPFETRELWKYVAKGIREGDFETASKEKSKIENEQRQRRKDEVAAGTSWKLTHFEHIDSDPLYEQFGKVGKITPQTDDAYVFKENWPPVPSPNP, encoded by the exons ATGGCTGAAACACCTGGAGAT GCCGTTCCTGCTGCTCAGCGAGGTAGCTGGTCATCTTTTCTGAAAGC TATTGCTTCGATGTCTGGCGATTTGTCGTCTATGACCGCACCGCCCTTCATCTTATCTCCAGTGTCCTTGACAGAGTTCCCTG CATACTGGTGTGAACACCCAGAATTATTCGCGGCTATAGCAGATCAGAAAAACGAAGAAGATCGGGCAATTGCAGTTCTCAAATGGTTTGTT AGTACACTGAAAGGTCAATACACCTCGCGCAATGAATCTATGGGATCTGAGAAGAA ACCCCTCAACCCCGCCCTTGGAGA GTTATTCTATGGGCAATGGCCTAACAAAAACGGCCGCGGTCAGACTGACCTTCTAGTTGAACAAGTTTCACATCACCCTCCTATCACAGCGTATGTCATCCACAACAAGACAAAAGGAATCAAACTGGTCGGCCACAATGCACAGAAAACCTCGTTCAGCT CCGGCTCCATTATTGTGAAGCAAATCGGGCACGCCATTCTAACGGTCGAACTGCCTTCAGGCGGAACTGCCAAATACCTGGTCACGTTACCCAAACTGCGAATAGACGGCGTATGGTACGGCTCGCCCTACATCGAGTTATCCGAAACCTCGTACATCATTTCCCAGTCTCACTTCTGCACAATCGAGTACAAAGGCAAGGGCTACTTCACTGGAAAATCCCACTCTTTCAAAGCGACACTCTCTCCCACACCTGGGCACGGTGGTGCATCTAAAGAACATACCATTGAGGGAACTTGGCACACTACAAGTAAATACGCAAGTGGTCCGCGCTCCGGTCAAGGATTCCATGACGTAACAGGCCCCAAAGAGGAAGTTACAGCGATTGGAGGAAACGCTGATGGAACTATGGGTCCCTTCGAAACGAGAGAGTTGTGGAAGTATGTCGCGAAGGGCATCAGGGAGGGTGATTTCGAGACTGCTAGTAAGGAGAAGAGCAAAATAGAG AACGAGCAGCGACAGCGAAGAAAAGACGAAGTTGCTGCTGGCACTTCTTGGAAACTCACACATTTCGAACATATTGATAGCGATCCTCTTT ATGAACAGTTTGGAAAAGTTGGGAAGATTACACCACAAACGGATGATGCCTATGTCTTCAAGGAAAACTGGCCTCCCGTACCGTCTCCCAATCCCTAA
- the KES1 gene encoding Oxysterol binding protein, variant 2: MAETPGDAVPAAQRGSWSSFLKAIASMSGDLSSMTAPPFILSPVSLTEFPAYWCEHPELFAAIADQKNEEDRAIAVLKWFVSTLKGQYTSRNESMGSEKKPLNPALGELFYGQWPNKNGRGQTDLLVEQVSHHPPITAYVIHNKTKGIKLVGHNAQKTSFSSGSIIVKQIGHAILTVELPSGGTAKYLVTLPKLRIDGVCLTSAQSSTKARATSLENPTLSKRHSLPHLGTVVHLKNIPLRELGTLQVNTQVVRAPVKDSMT; this comes from the exons ATGGCTGAAACACCTGGAGAT GCCGTTCCTGCTGCTCAGCGAGGTAGCTGGTCATCTTTTCTGAAAGC TATTGCTTCGATGTCTGGCGATTTGTCGTCTATGACCGCACCGCCCTTCATCTTATCTCCAGTGTCCTTGACAGAGTTCCCTG CATACTGGTGTGAACACCCAGAATTATTCGCGGCTATAGCAGATCAGAAAAACGAAGAAGATCGGGCAATTGCAGTTCTCAAATGGTTTGTT AGTACACTGAAAGGTCAATACACCTCGCGCAATGAATCTATGGGATCTGAGAAGAA ACCCCTCAACCCCGCCCTTGGAGA GTTATTCTATGGGCAATGGCCTAACAAAAACGGCCGCGGTCAGACTGACCTTCTAGTTGAACAAGTTTCACATCACCCTCCTATCACAGCGTATGTCATCCACAACAAGACAAAAGGAATCAAACTGGTCGGCCACAATGCACAGAAAACCTCGTTCAGCT CCGGCTCCATTATTGTGAAGCAAATCGGGCACGCCATTCTAACGGTCGAACTGCCTTCAGGCGGAACTGCCAAATACCTGGTCACGTTACCCAAACTGCGAATAGACGGCGTATG TCTCACTTCTGCACAATCGAGTACAAAGGCAAGGGCTACTTCACTGGAAAATCCCACTCTTTCAAAGCGACACTCTCTCCCACACCTGGGCACGGTGGTGCATCTAAAGAACATACCATTGAGGGAACTTGGCACACTACAAGTAAATACGCAAGTGGTCCGCGCTCCGGTCAAGGATTCCATGACGTAA